The stretch of DNA aggacaaatcaacaggtacgcTTGGTCACATCctcatttgttccagtcctccttacctccaggtgtgcacaaactacacttaaatctaaagTAGATATTTAAAAAGTTATCATGCATCCCTAATGTTTTCTTACACATAGGACAATGAAGTTAGCCATGCCATGATCTTATTTATCACCATTCGCCAATCTAGTTTTCAAACAGCTGAAATCGTGCACAAAGCGGAGAAATGTCAAATTTAGCCGATCAATATGTGGAGTAAAAtgatggaacagattgagcaaggaaccCAAACAAGAAACCACAGTATTTATTTGCtataaaacagtcatttttactcTATGACTGAATTGCTGGGTTTAACATGACGTCACGCCTGGTTGTTGTCAGCCCGGGGGCCAGTGTTGCCAAGTTGGTGATTTTGTCGCTAAATCAGGCGACATTCCAACCCACCTTGACGGCATATTACCTCAAAAGGGACTGGCGACAAACCTAGCGACTTTAAACTGCTGTCATTggggagttttctggtatttggggactcaaaagtgaacgcacgtattgttctgcatttggTGTTCTCACTGAGCTAACAGCGGGTGCCCTGCCCATAGGCAGTCGCAAGCCGGCAGTGTACCGTCAGCATCCGCGGCACACTGCCTAAATGTAAGTAACTGATAAACCAGTTGTTATTACATATATttaccagaagagtgtgctactgACGAACCACACCGagtcatgttaatgtgagccatagcatcatctgttattcgctgttcaGTTGTGCTCATTTAAAAACGTTCTCAATAGCCATTTAAGTTATGGCGTTTTCTCACTTTTTCATCTTTTCTACAAGTTTGTGCTTTCTTCATACAGCATTTGACATtatcatatgcaaattagatgataaCGTTACCTATCGagcttctaggacagccaatagctacttttcttcctGAAAAGTTGGCAAGCCCCATAGATATAGACGACTCACCctgtgggtttgtccactgctgcgatacgtcaatgtcgccgccatattggatgtgccaAGGCCCTGTAAATGAATActagtaaatgtacttactttcataaagcgcctttctacaaagaaattttaGTTAATTCCTCTAGTttgtacattcacacacgcacgaaTATGcatgggaaacagttaggcaccaaaaatattttgttggGATAGcttattgacctacattggattgctgCGGTTTacgtgacgtcacatccggTTATTGTCATCCCTGCTTTTAAGAGACGGGTGCTAACAAGTGTTTTCGTAACTAGAAGTTATGTCAAATCAGAGCAAAAACGCGCCATTCTCGTATGTGGAAATGGTTCAAATATGATTTGGGGGAAATGCTATTACTAAGAGAGTCCATCATAGCGGGAAAAATGTTCAGGAAACGCAGAGATGTCACCTTTCTGGGCGTTTGCGAACCAACAGTGACTCTGGTCGGCTGGAGCCGAATAAACAGGCTCCAGTTAACAGTGAGGAACaaaaagcacaatttatactgaaatcaaagttaaaacattgttggaagaggaaaatgtgaaatgtagaCACCTGGAATAATGTCCAGCGATGCTCCACGGGGGCTTGGAAGTGAGGCTAGCTTCTAGCAGCCCGGAAATAGTGAGTAAAATCCCGTTGAAAATTGGCTATTGAGCTCAAACAGTGTAGTGAAACGATGAAGGACATATACAACAATGTATTCATGCACGCTGATTTGGTGTAAGACGGCAAATAGACATGTTACAAGCATTATATTCATGATATCTGACGCTGGGATgagctttcactgcttttccatcgtcttgttttcaactattttatgttttcatgcatCACACTatgtacactcacacaattgTAGCAAATCATTTCAAACACGTGCACCGTTATTCACGTTCATCTCCAAAAAACatactgagtgtgtatgtggccaTAAATTAAACAACCCCAGCGATGTGACGCGTGGTCATGTGGTTCAGCAATAAGTTATCCATTCATTATTCCACATTCTttattcttcttaaataaccgAGTCGTCTTAAATAAACTTCATTACCATATTCTATTACAATTACAAATCGTAACCATAAAGGTGTGCGCCATTACACCAGGGAGACAGCTACTTTTCACCGGGAATTTTTGCGGCGCCAATTATACAACCATTACAATAATTACCGCCAATCACGATCGCTATCAGGTTGGGGCGCGAATGCATCGATTCGATATCAAGTAAATACTGGGCCAGTATTTTCCGATACAGATGTTTTTTAATTGACaattttcaagatcattgaatgattttgggattatgtctttaatttgttgatcatcatcgatataacaataatataacaatattaacaacgtcacaatataaacaacacaactGTGCGAACAAATAAAGTGTTCCTGTCACGTGATTGCAAACTTTACACCCGATTGGCTGGCTATGAGACACGATAGCGCGACACAGGTTTCATATACCGGAAGTAGATCTGTGCGTTGtgaaaaagccaaaatatttgcactgagttgtttttttaaggataattttgtacacatttttttaatatttgtataatattaaaggcataaattaaataaatctgGAAAAATATCGATCACTTACTGCTACTACCCCGTGTATCTACACTATTGACACTTGGATCGGATCCGCCCACCCCGAGTATGCCAACGGATATTCGTCACAAGCCGGATTTACAAGAGCGAGTCGGCTGCTGTAAAGTAACCCGGGCCGGCTGTGGAGGGAAAGTGTCACGGCGAATGGACCATGGAGTGTGTAAGGCCACCAGTTCACCTTTGTTATTTCCAGCTCTATTTACTGCAACCTTCTCGCGGTTGCGTAGCGCGCCAGTCAGATACAGGCTAACAGTAGCAACGATGCTAGCAATACCGATTGGAATGCTGCGCAGTGGCTAAGTTAGCTGCGGTTATTCCAACGCCGTTTGTCGTTTATTGCTGATAGAAACTAACATCTCAGTCAGTAACTCAATGCCTTTTCTGTTCTGTCTGACGAAAACAAGCTTAGAAACTAACAGAGATAATGTCAACAGGGGTTTGACGCGCTAACGCTGTCGTTATGAGCAAGGAGTTTCGGAAAGAAACGATTTGCCACTTACGGGGAATTTTAAGGTGGAACGGCCGTAATGAGCAGTGCGAGTGTTTGTCCTGATGGTCCGTTACTGTATTTGTGACACTTCTTAATGCGGAAACATTTTAGGTAAGACATTACCTTTACCTGACACTCACTGTTGTATTTTGAAACTTTTACttgatttgtgaaaatgcaataaaggcacatttagacgttttttttttagcacctaGTCCATATTAGACCTGGTGTACTTTGAAAACAGCTAGGTTTAGACTTCTCAAATCTGGGCTGGATTAATCGACATACACCAAAGTTTTATAAAAACAGATTGTGATTTGTGGAACCTTTTATTCAATTTGTCAAAATGCATGAAAAGGGACACGACCTCAATATGACCCCTCAGTAACTAACTTGGTCAGTACCCTGTTTTGTCCAGCAGAGGCCACTATTGTGCATAGATGTATGAGAAGACATTGAGCGTCTAAATGTGCATTTGTTGTCGGACCGTTTCCAGTGAGgcttggcctccgccaaggctgccatttgtcaccgattctgctcataattttcatggacagaatttctaggcccGGCCAGGGCGTTagggggttccggtttggtcgctgcaggattgggtctctgctttatgcagatgatgtggtcctgccgGCTTCATCGAGcctcaactctcactggatcgggtggctgggctctcccttagagataaggtgagaagcactgtcatccgggagaaactcggagtggAAGcgttgctcctccgcattgagaggagccagatgaggtggctcgggcatctggtcaggatgccttccagactcctccctggggaggtgttcagggcacttcTGACCGGTAGAAAAcatcggggaagacccaggccacattggagagactatgtttctcaACCGgcttgggaacgcctcgggatcggtcgggaggagctggacgaagtggctggggagagggaagtctgggcttccctgcttcggCTGCTGCCGCCGCGACTCGACCTCGGAAAAGctcggaagaagatggatggatgtttgtcaAACATATTATGAATTAGGCTTTTTTTTGCCACCACaaatttctttttttcagattcCTGCAACTCTTGAGGATCTTGAGAGCAAAAAGGATCCACTTGTAGAGGGTAAGAGACTACATGGTCAACATTTCAAACACTTGTCCGCTCTCACCTGTCCTGTCTCATTTCCGTCAGACCCAGAGCACAATGTGTACACCAGGTTCATGAAGTCCCATCGGTGTTACGACCTCGTCCCTACCAGCTCCAAACTGGTGGTGTTTGACACGTCACTCCAGGTGAGACGCCAGCTTCGATTGGGAAAAGTGGTGTAGCGCAGCAGCGGGGGTGTAACTTTCCATTCCTGCAGGTCAAGAAGGCTTTTTTTGCACTTGTGTCCAATGGGGTGAGGGCAGCTCCGCTGTGGGACAGTAACAAGCAGTGCTTTGTTGGTAAGACGCGTTATGACGCCGTGTGAAAGTAAACGTAAAGACTGATGGGACGCTCTCTGCAGGCATGCTAACCATCACAGACTTCATCAACATCCTTCATCGTTACTATAAATCTCGCCTGGTAAGACATCACACACCAGATTATTCTGCTCTTGTGgttgatttttaaatttatcaatatatttttcatcCTTTTTAGGTTCAGATTTATGAGCTGGAAGAACACAAAATAGAAACATGGAGAGGTGAGCGTATATAAGGTGCCTTACAAAAGGGAGTACAGTTGCTATGTCGCCATTTCCCAGACGTGAATAAacgatggctgtttggtggtagactacggTGCATTATTAGTCACAACATATGGAAATACAAGTCATGTGTCGTATTcgggccactaggtggcagtaatgacacaaaacatagagacattagcttacattacattaccttaccactgcatgtcatggcatgtccaaATTGATGAGTGAAAacaggttctcctcccatcccgtgtagAAGTGGTCAAGTTTAGAAGaagtaaattggaggctaactagtcagCTTGCTAGCTGCAGCattagagttgcaatgtggtgtacaCAATggataatgggagtgtaaaggtgactataggggtgttatttcatgtctagagggctctagcaatgttaaagtgtatttagaaagccatgaACAGGTTTTGTGCACACTAACtaggaaaacattccatttattaacatggaatcctatatcgcggaatGTCATTTAAcagtggaaccaatgaaccgccctaaacgagggacgactgtattgtcgTCCTTTGTTTCGAgcttttaattggttccagacccgaacatGATAtttgaatttccgccaagtagaaTTCTGTCTTTGTAAAttgaatatgtttgtagttacagaaaacctgcttaccaccttctaaatacactttttaacatgattagagccctctagacatgaaataacacccctatagtcacctttacactcctattacccaatacagtagacatcataagagaataTAAGCCtagtggttgtgtgtgttgctgtaaatgtgttctggcgGCTTGGACacgaagtgatgttgggggttcagagttgagatttagcgaggtgtgggttacggcctgTTTTTATTATGggatttttagtatttttttgtgcctgttgtggggaaagctgcaacaaaagcctgttgttctggtgcttgtgtgtctatcTCAgccaacatgacagtaacattgctgacacctagtgaccagtgtacaatatgacatatcatcacaacctctttCAATGGCGTATTTTACTTCCTTTAAACATGCTTGTGttttaaaatgcttcatttaggaaaaTGTACGGACAATTTGCTTACAAGTGCCTATCTTTTGATGAATAATAAGCTGTGGTAAACCATGAAGAAGAATTatttattaacatatttttgaaaaagtgggTGACGCCGCGGAATtcgaagcgcgaagtggcgagggacgactgtactcgcACCGATACTGTATTTCCCAAAATTGTGGCTTATGACGTGGCGGGCTCATGGTCATGTTGTTCTGTTTCAACAGAGGTGTACCTCCAAGACTCCTTCAAGCCCTTGGTTAGCATATCGCCCAATGCCAGGTTGGTGAGATTCAAAGGTGATTTAAAGGTTTTgcctgtagaccaggggtccccaaccactgggtcGCGGACCAGgaaactttcaggcgcaatgattaaaaaaaaaaaataataataattaataactacagtatatcaaatattatgtaaatgcatataaaggcAACATTTGATgagcttattgagtgctaatgtgtacagtgtttgctcccttcctgattgattatatttttgcatgtttgtcacacttaattctttcagatcatcaaacaaatgtaaatattagtctgtgacaacacaactcaacactttagcatgttttggatcattgtcctgctgcagaacccaagttgctttcagcttgaggtcaccaacattctccttcagcacaattcatgcttccattgatcacagcaagtcttccaggtcctgaagcagaccatcacactaccaccaccatgttttactgttgtttttatgaaatgccagatgtaatgggacacaagttcaacttttgagtattttccccaaaggtcttggggatcatcaagatgttttctggcaaaatggagatGAGCCTAATgtcctttttgttcagcagtggttttggtcttggaactcgttTCGAccaagtgtctttcttatggtggagtcacgaacactgaccttaactgaggcaagtgaggcctgcagttctttagatGTTGATGTGGGGTCTTTAGTGACCTCtcggaagggggcaaacactttttccacaccactgtatatttgttggtacacaacctctctgaaaaacaaagtccaggctgacactggtggatggtggctctgtattcatttattgtttttaatgtgatgttcCTGTATTAgtgttacacaatacataataaataagatcagtGAGATGGCTGTGATGTTCGgaggagatttgtgggaacatgaGCAggtccgtgggtccaaaaagttTGGTTTATTATTCCCAGCTAGTTTTCACATCTCAAATCTGACCCTGTTTCCtgtttactttgtgtgtgtgtttgtgctagCTTGTATGACGCAGTATCCTCGCTGCTCAAGAACAAGATCCACAGACTCCCCGTCATCGACCCCATGACTGGAAACACTCTCTACATCCTCACGCACAAGAGGATTCTCAAGTTCTTGAAGCTCTTTGTAAGTCCCCTTGCATCCTAAACGTTTGGTCCTTGGTCCGTTGCACTTTCAGCAGCGGTTAGTGAAACCCCCCCGGCCGTGACTGATTCACCAGGTGCGGCTTTTACGTGTGAATGACACGGTGTGGTTGTTTTCAGATATCTGAGATGCCCAAGCCGTCGTTCCTGGGTGAAACCTTGGAGGAGCTGAACATCGGAACATACCACAACATAGCGGTGGTGCGCACAGACACGCCTCTGTACACGGCGCTGGGTATTTTTGTAGAGCAGCGTGTG from Dunckerocampus dactyliophorus isolate RoL2022-P2 chromosome 8, RoL_Ddac_1.1, whole genome shotgun sequence encodes:
- the prkag1 gene encoding 5'-AMP-activated protein kinase subunit gamma-1 isoform X2 is translated as MECIPATLEDLESKKDPLVEDPEHNVYTRFMKSHRCYDLVPTSSKLVVFDTSLQVKKAFFALVSNGVRAAPLWDSNKQCFVGMLTITDFINILHRYYKSRLVQIYELEEHKIETWREVYLQDSFKPLVSISPNASLYDAVSSLLKNKIHRLPVIDPMTGNTLYILTHKRILKFLKLFISEMPKPSFLGETLEELNIGTYHNIAVVRTDTPLYTALGIFVEQRVSALPVVDDKGRVVDIYSKFDVINLAAEKTYNNLDVTVTKALQHRSQYFEGVLTCHRHETLEAIINRLVEAEVHRLVVVDEQDVVKGIVSLSDILQALVLTDGDEGTA
- the prkag1 gene encoding 5'-AMP-activated protein kinase subunit gamma-1 isoform X1 — its product is MECIPATLEDLESKKDPLVEDPEHNVYTRFMKSHRCYDLVPTSSKLVVFDTSLQVKKAFFALVSNGVRAAPLWDSNKQCFVGMLTITDFINILHRYYKSRLVQIYELEEHKIETWREVYLQDSFKPLVSISPNASLYDAVSSLLKNKIHRLPVIDPMTGNTLYILTHKRILKFLKLFISEMPKPSFLGETLEELNIGTYHNIAVVRTDTPLYTALGIFVEQRVSALPVVDDKGRVVDIYSKFDVINLAAEKTYNNLDVTVTKALQHRSQYFEGVLTCHRHETLEAIINRLVEAEVHRLVVVDEQDVVKGIVSLSDILQALVLTDGDEVGCFSCPQALLDANAVPHQEKVSR